AGGACCTGGCAAAATATATGCACATGAAATTTATCTTTCACCACTAGACAAATGCGTCACTGGAAAAAGAAAATAGAGATGTGATGCTGCATAGAAATCGTGAAGCAGAAATAAATAAAGTCATTTCCATTTAGCATAAAATCTTTGATCACTCCATAGTAACATTCTTTTCAAGGGAATTATAACATTTCTTTCCTTGAGATGCAAATGTCTAGGAACAATCCTGTTTCTAAGGCTGAAAGCAAAGTACTGAGGAAACAGTTTCAGTTCCTCAAGATCCCTCTTCATCTCCTCAACCAAATACTCATACTTTGGCCACAAGTTGTCTTCAATACTGTAACCAAATATAGCAGGAAATCTAGCACAAAACTTGGCTGATTCTTCATAAGAAAACCCAATTCCCTGCAAAAATCTAACTTTTTCTTGCAATTTATCCACTCGGGTATTCAATAGATGAGCATTTAAGGTAGTTGGCAAGTTCAAATTTCCAATGTCTAATTCTTTAAGATAAAGCAGTGTTGGTCTCAAACAGAAGGGGACATTGGATTCAAGAATTTGAGGGCATCGGATAATTAAACCTCGAGTTTCGTCTGGGGTTGCAGCTAAATCAAACTTGAAGAAATCAAATACAGGTTCAACATTAAATTCAGGAGAAAATACATGGTCACAAACAAGAGCAATTCTTGATATATCAGCCTCGGAGAAGCCTTGAGAATTGAGAAAGTTCACAGTGGATAAAATTTGGGAAAGAGATTCTGAGGATGAGGTTATTTTATAGGTTTTGGTACCAGGCTTGATAATGCCAAGGGATTTTAGATAACGTAGATTTTCACGGTGAGAAGTATGAAACCTAAGTTGGAAATTTGGGTTTGGAGATGAAGAAAAAGGGATATTTGTGGCAGAGATAAAGAAGCAGATTTTTGTTGTTGGGATAGAAGAGCAAAGAAACATAGCTTCTTTCCTCTTGTCTTGGTTCTCTTTAGCCACATTTATCTACGTTGTGTATTTGTCATGTGGCTCCACATATTTATATGTCATCGTTAGTTATGACAATATTATGCTTCTTCCTTCCCAAATTGTCCACAATACGAGTAGTACTTAACAGTTTTTCTTATTTTAAGAAATGGTGAAATAATGCCTTTTAATATATTGgtcaatatgttttttttttttttttttttactactgtAAATAGGAGAACCCTCTAATCCTCGAGAAGTGAATTTTGCGTGTTCTACTCGCATTCTTCTTAGTGAGCTTCCTACCTTCCTTAGGTAAGGTGTCCGATTCGAACCCCTCAATATTCTCTTCAAGTCCGCAAGTTAAAAGTTGAATTAGAAAAATATCTTCCCCcacctaaaaaaataaaaaaaagaacttTTATTAAATGAATAATTTTGTTATGCTAAATCGGATGCATGATAAGGGACTCCCTCCCACAGTCCAACTGATTGTTGCTCTTTTTCTGCTTCCACCACCAAACATCTATTAGAATTACTGGGTAGATCGCTATTCATGTAATCTAAAAGGATATGGCGTTACTTTAGTATTTATTGCGTCATTGATGGCAAGCCATACAAAAAACGTTTTAAACTGATATGTATTCATGTGAGAGGATTGCATACTCACTCGATAAGCGCTGTCATTTATATTTGTCATTGCTTTATCGTTGTTGAAATCTCTTTGCTTGCCGGAAAGAGAGTGCACATTCATTTTTAAACTAAAAAAGTAAGAAAAAGGATTTTTTCCTCTCTTGTGATTTCTACAtgtaaattataattttaatctCTATATGCATAGATGAAACTCCACTGCTCCAGGAATATGCGTTTAATTGAGTTGCTACTATTGGGGTATTCGATGGATTTACGGTTTTGACAATCTCAGAAAGAAATTTTTGTTTCAAGGAAAGTTAAATGAGTTAAAAGTTGCGATTGGCCTACTTTAAATAGGGCTTCATGATTGAAAATCAAATTTACCGAATGAATGTAGACTAAATTCCTTTGACTAAGGCGAGAAGAGCAGACGTATTCATCTGCTCAATGCAAGTGATAGATGCATAAGTTCCACATTCAACATGTTGGTGAAAATATTAGTTTGATTATGTCATCAGAATTAGTTGTGTAACTTGCAGTTTAAGCTTTTCTTGAATCTTCAATGGTTGTACTTTTTATCAAGAAACGGCTAGACTGTCTTCTTAAGATGATCTTAGCTCAAACAACTTGAAAGATTAAGTGGGTTCAATAGTATCTCCAATAGCAATAACTTTGAACCAAAATTCATGCTAAGTTTCAAAATTCTGCTTTATTGCAACACCAAGCTTCATGGAGTCAAAGGGAATAAATGACCCTGCTAACCAATTCATACATAGAAAAATATCTGCAAGCTAAATGACACTTACATGGGCAAAACCACAACATTTTCTCAGGAAATAATTCCAAGCGTTTTGCCACACCCTTATTTATCGGCTAAAATATATACTACAAGATAAGTTCTCACTTGCCAATTTTGAGCTAATTATTTTGTCTCCCTTAGCTTTATTGAGTTGACTTAATAAGATTAATATTCATCATCTTCAGAAACTTAcactttttctttaatttttataCAACTCAAAACACATTTTCagtaatttttatataatttttacaaatTCCGTACACTTTGATAGAAAGCCTGACAATAACAATGAgcatttttcacaaaaaaaagagaaaaagaaatttaATGGAAACATTGAAGCTGGAGGGAGAAAATGGAAACATTGAGGCTAAACCCCAAAAGCAAAAGTTTATGCATTGGCTGTTCTGTCAACTGAGCATTTCAGTATCTCATCAGCTTGGACAATTTTGACAAACAAACAGGTTATCCTCTACAACTGGTGCTGGTCCAGTAATACATGTCAGATTCATATGATCACAAGTAGGAACACGTTTCGTATATCTGACTGAAATATTAACTGGATTACAAGAGATTTACAGGTTATGAAGATGCCAAACTAAACGCGAAACAAAGGCTAGCCATGAAAGAAAATGAGAATGAAGAGGGATGGTTAATAAATAACAGAATGAGGTGTTTCATCACTCATATCACACTTCTGTGCCCTCCAAAAGCCCAAATCTGCCAAAGAAacataattttgatcttgtttttaaTTTGAACAGTAGAATACATGGGAAACTGAACTGTAATGCAGTCAAAGGAATCTATTGCGGGGAAAACAAAAGAGATAACGGTTGAGCATCACTTGATTGTAAATCTTTTCTTTCAGGTAATTATTTGATATTCAAGGCTAACCGTCATGAAGGCTGCTCCAAAGGGCAAACCCGAGGCCCCAAAATTTCAAGGTACTGAAATAGTTCTCACTGAGAACAGGGTAATTATTTATGCATTTGGCTCTTTTCTATTTATCCATTTCCCCAAGTTCTTACTTGGACGGGAgactttgtttaattaatcaaatctCAATCACTAATTTTAAAATATGACATATGTCTCATCCAAGTAAGAACAGAACTTGGGGAAATGGAGAGGAGTTCCATTTATTATTAATATAAGTTCTTCCCACATGCACATAACTCTGTAATTCAATGGTTCTAATATATTAGATTTCCTCATTTCGTTAGAATTTTGTTTGATGCTTGAAAACTATAATGTAGTTTCTTGTTCATTAGAAAAAGAAAACCACTTGAGCTTACCTTCAGGTTTGTATCCCAACTTCCTGTACATAAGGCGCTTCCATCAGCTGACAGTCCCAAACAACTTATTCGCCCTTCATGAGAGTTTTGAACTGATCCCAAGTTTAGGACCACCTATTGATTCAAAGTGTTAAGGCAAGAAATAAGGCTGATGTCAGATAAAAAAAACAAAGACATCATAAAACATGCACAAACAATCAAACTACAAGAAATGAAAATGCAATCTGAAAAGTAAAATGGTAGTAATAAATTTGAATGTTACCTATTAAAAGGGTTAAAAAAGAAGAGTTTATGAGTATACTTGGACAAGAATTGTCTTGAAATATTTATAGAACAATATTTTGGAGAAATGAGTTAAAAGCAAGATGTGACTTTCTTGTACCTTTGCTAGTAGGGTGTCCCACACGTAACAATCACCATTAGAGTACCCAACGAAGAGAAGACGGCCTGAGATAGAAAATGCCATGGAAGTCACATGAGGGATAATATCACCGTCACCGTGTGGCTGGTAGTATACTTGCAGCTGGTGTCCAGTCCTAATGTCAAATAATCTGCAGGTTCCATCATCTGAACCAGTTCCAAATCTATTACCATCAGGGAAGAACTTTACAGTATTAACATCTCCCTCGTGACCATGAAATGTTCGTTGAGCTCGACTAGCAACTCGGGTGTCCCACAGTCGAGCAGTTGTGTCACAGGACCCAGACACAAACAGTTTGTTGTAGGATGAACTAATTGAGACACTGTATAAATGGAAAAGGAATAAGATTGCTTCCCAATATATATGCAGAAAGTACGTTTAACATACTTTAAAGTTCAAGGACTGAGAGAGGGTATAATTGCATAGCCCATTGATCACCAACCTACCTTAGTACATCTGCGGTGTGTCCAGATTGAAATTCACCTCCAAATACAGAAGTTCTTAGGCCAGTAGTAATATCCCAAAGAACACATGTTTGATCACCGGAACTAGTTATTAGGTGAGTATCCTCATCTGGGACATACTGACATGAAGACACATACCCCTTATGCCCACTAAGCATTCTTGCTACTGGATGGTTCCCATCCTTATCAATCGGTGAATTTAAGTTGAAGATAGAGCAGGCACTGTCAAGGCCACCGCAAGCAACAGACTGTCCACTAGGAGAGAAGGCGCAGGTCATGACCCAAGCGCATGGAAGCTTAATTGCATGGGTTTTCTGGCTTGTGAGAGCATTCCACACTATTAATCTACCATCTTGGGATGCACTGACTATACGATTTTTTTCAGGAGTCCAGTCCAGTGAATATACCtgcaaaatattttttaagagTTGGTCATACTACTTAACAATTGCCAAGTAATACCCCTATCACATTATGATATCCAACATACACAACTAAGTTGCCATGGATTATGATGTTTTTTAAGGTCATATGACataatatgtatatgatgtttccTTTGCATTGGCCTCTCCATCAATACATCATTCAGATACATCAACAAAGTTTTTAGAGAATATTATACGCACGTAAAGAAATAAAAGTCAGGAGTAAAGTATGATCATGTAAAGTATTCTCCATTAATGATACTGGTAATTAACGGTTATATAGTTTAGTTCACAACGAGTATGACATTTCCTTATTTACTTGCTTTGCTTCTCCATCAACACACCATTCAGATACATTAACTATGTATAAGGAAGTTATACCCACATAAAGAAGCAAAACGTCGGAGCAAGTCTGATTAATAAAATATTCTCACTTCATTCATGAGTACTGGTACATTGTGTTATTTAGTTGTGTTAGTTCACGAGTATGATGCTTCCAATTTTCAGAAGAACCTTGCAAGATTGGGAAATCAAATCTTCTAGCAACATTGGAGGGCAGGCATATGGTGGATGAAGATACAGACATAATTCTTTGGGGCAAAGCAAAGGATGGGATTTACACTGTGAAGGAAAGTGACAATTACTGGAGCTCTCAAAATGGCATTCTTGAGGAATGGCCTTGGAAACATGTCTGGAGAACTAGCCAGCCTCTCAAAGTCTCCTGCTTCACTTGGACTGCTCTCAGAGAATCCTGCCTAACACAGACAATCTCAAGAAGAAAGGAATAATTCTTATCAATAGATGTTTCATGTGTGGGCAGGACAATGAAACAGTAAACCATCTATTTTTACACTGCCCTGCAGCAGCTGACCTTTGGCATTTGTTCTACTCCTTAACTGGGCTTCACTGGGTAATGCCCTTATCCATGAAATTTGCCTATGCAAGCTGGTCACTGCGGAGAGTTGGAAAAACCATCAAAAGAATCTGGAGAATGATCCATACAGTTATTTTTTGGTGTCTCTGGAAGAAGAGAAATAGCAGATGCTTTGATGGAATCTCAACTCCTATTAGCACTCTCAAGGCTAGATGTTTAGAGTGCTTATTTAGTTGGCATTTTCTTACCCCTGTAAACAGTGTGGATACTTTTTTGGATTTGGTTAGTTCCCTCCCTGTCTTTAGCTGAGTACAATAGGCAGGATACCTTTTGGCTGTTTTACAGGTTTTTAGTCTAAGTTTGCTTCCTGTTTTGTTTGAAGCAGCTTCTTTTTGCCCACctgtaaccttgcatcttcttgatgctttGCTAATGACATTTGAttactttatcaaaaaaaaaaaaaaaaaagaggttgaTTTTCATATGGTCTACCCATCTAGTTTGGGAGTTAATTTTCAGCATAGATAAGCCCCTTTACGTATATAGCTGCTGCATtatgtgaattcatttgaaaactTGGTGTAATCAGGGTTTTAAGTTCTATTTGGGCTCAAATCATGGATTAATAAATTAATCTTGTTTCCACTATGCATTAAGTCAGTTACATGGGTACATTGGACCAAATCCAATATGTTGCTGCTATAAAGTTACTAAACAAATCATCTATCAGCAGATTTAGGTAATATACCGTGCAATGTTATAGAAATCTGCATTCATTTGGTACGTATTCGCATAATTCACTTTGAGTAGATGGAAGGTTGAAAAGTTTGTCCTTATCAGTGTGCTTTGTCTGGTAATTACCTTCCTGTCAAAGCATTTCCGAGATAAGAACGCATTATATACGGCGTCTTTGCATTTCTGTTATATCTAAAATAACATGTTGTGATACCATAACGTTATCTATTATAGGAAGGTGTGTAAGGGAAAGAGAAGCTATTGACGGAGGGGATAAAATAGGGTTAGGTTGGCATGCCAGGTGGCGTCCACCTCACTCAAATGTCAGGCCACGTACGATTTGATAGCTGGGTATGTGATAAGGAtagtaacggcaggggtatatttgttcCCAAAGTATAACGGATGTTAACTGTAGACAATATTTGAAAGTAGACGACTCAAGATGTTAACCTAGCTTATGTATCGTAGTACATTTATAAGACACTGGAAATAATAATTGAGAAGTTAGTTTCATATACAAAAAATCACATCAAAAA
The sequence above is a segment of the Lycium barbarum isolate Lr01 chromosome 6, ASM1917538v2, whole genome shotgun sequence genome. Coding sequences within it:
- the LOC132599162 gene encoding transcription termination factor MTEF1, chloroplastic, encoding MFLCSSIPTTKICFFISATNIPFSSSPNPNFQLRFHTSHRENLRYLKSLGIIKPGTKTYKITSSSESLSQILSTVNFLNSQGFSEADISRIALVCDHVFSPEFNVEPVFDFFKFDLAATPDETRGLIIRCPQILESNVPFCLRPTLLYLKELDIGNLNLPTTLNAHLLNTRVDKLQEKVRFLQGIGFSYEESAKFCARFPAIFGYSIEDNLWPKYEYLVEEMKRDLEELKLFPQYFAFSLRNRIVPRHLHLKERNVIIPLKRMLLWSDQRFYAKWK
- the LOC132599163 gene encoding guanine nucleotide-binding protein subunit beta isoform X2; translated protein: MFPRPFLKNAILRAPVIVTFLHSVYSLDWTPEKNRIVSASQDGRLIVWNALTSQKTHAIKLPCAWVMTCAFSPSGQSVACGGLDSACSIFNLNSPIDKDGNHPVARMLSGHKGYVSSCQYVPDEDTHLITSSGDQTCVLWDITTGLRTSVFGGEFQSGHTADVLSVSISSSYNKLFVSGSCDTTARLWDTRVASRAQRTFHGHEGDVNTVKFFPDGNRFGTGSDDGTCRLFDIRTGHQLQVYYQPHGDGDIIPHVTSMAFSISGRLLFVGYSNGDCYVWDTLLAKVVLNLGSVQNSHEGRISCLGLSADGSALCTGSWDTNLKIWAFGGHRSVI
- the LOC132599163 gene encoding guanine nucleotide-binding protein subunit beta isoform X1 → MSVPELKERHMAATQTVNDLREKLKQKRLQLLDTDVSDYAKSQGKTPVTFGPTDLVCCRILQGHTGKVYSLDWTPEKNRIVSASQDGRLIVWNALTSQKTHAIKLPCAWVMTCAFSPSGQSVACGGLDSACSIFNLNSPIDKDGNHPVARMLSGHKGYVSSCQYVPDEDTHLITSSGDQTCVLWDITTGLRTSVFGGEFQSGHTADVLSVSISSSYNKLFVSGSCDTTARLWDTRVASRAQRTFHGHEGDVNTVKFFPDGNRFGTGSDDGTCRLFDIRTGHQLQVYYQPHGDGDIIPHVTSMAFSISGRLLFVGYSNGDCYVWDTLLAKVVLNLGSVQNSHEGRISCLGLSADGSALCTGSWDTNLKIWAFGGHRSVI